The bacterium genome contains the following window.
ATAACTTGTCGCCTCGTGACCTCTGTGCTCGGCTCCTTCGGGATTCTCTACCACAGTCAGGGCGAGGCCTACGACCGGTCGCCGCTGATCAGGCCCTTGAGCAGGCCGCCGCCGAGGCCGCCGAGGCCGCGCGATTCGTCGCGGCCACCGCCGGGCGCCAGGCTGCTCGCCTTGATGATGCGGTCGGCCAGGCGGCTGAAGGGCAGGGTCTGCAGGAAGACCTTGCCCGGTCCCTTGAGCAGCGCGAAGAAGAGGCCCTCGCCGCCGAAGAGGGCGTTCTTGAAGCCCCCGATGAACTGGATGTCGTAGTCTACGCTCTCCTGGAAGGCCACCAGGCAGCCCGTGTCCACGCGCAGGGTCTCGCCAACCTGTAGGTCGCGCTCGAGCACCGTGCCGCCCGCGTGGATGAAGGCGAGCCCGTCGCCCGCCAGGCGCTGGAGGATGAAGCCCTCGCCGCCGAAGAGGCCGGCGCCGAGGCGCTTCTGGAAGGCGATCGAGATCTCGATGCCGTAGGCGCTGCACAGGTAGCCGTCGCGCTGGCAGAGCCAGGTGCCGGTCTGCCCGAGGTCGAGCGGGATGATCTTGCCCGGATAGGGCGCGGCGAAGGCCGCGTCCCGCCGCTGGCGGCCCTGGTTCTCGAAGGTGGTGATGAAGAAGCTCTCGCCCACGATCGCGCGCTTGAGGCCCTTCATCAGGCCGCCCTGGGTGGAGGTCTCCATGAGGATGCCGTCCTCGAGGTAGAGCAGCGCGCCCGCTTCGGCGTGCACCGCCTCGCCCGGGTCCAGCGTGACGATCAGGGCCTGCATGTCGTCGCCCTTGACGACGTAGTCGATCTCATGCGCCATGGGGTTCCTCCCAGCCGGTGTCCACTGACAGCATAGCCCGCCGCCCGGCGCCTGGCAATGCCCAGACGCCGCTCGCATTTGCCCTTTGCCGGGGCTTGCGCTACACTGGCGCGCATCGCGCGCGCGACGGCGCTGGGCCGTTCGCGGCGCCGTTGCCCTACGCAGTACCCCCTTCCCCGCGTGAGGAGGCGAAGATGTCGCTCGACTGGCTACCCCGCGATAGCGCGCTCAAGGACCATGCGCTCTTCGGCAAGGAGCACTGGGGGACCAGCGCGCCCTGCACGCTTTACGAGCGCCGGCCATTGACGGATCCGGAGGGAAGACCCATTGCAGGTCTCTACACAGCCTGGATCACGCTGAACAACCCTACCCAGTTCAACAGCTACACCACGGAGATGGTCAAGGGTGTCATCGCCGGTTTCCAGGCGGCTTCCCAGGATCGCAGCGTCGTTGCCGCCATCTTCACGGCCGTCGGCGACCGCGCCTTCTGCACTGGCGGCAACACGAAGGAGTACGCCGAGTACTACAGCCAGCGTCCCCACGAGTACGGAGAGTACATGGACCTCTTCAATACGATGGTGGACGCCATCCTGAACTGCAAGAAACCCACGCTCTGCCGGGTCAACGGCATGCGCGTGGCGGGCGGCCAGGAAATCGGCATGGCCTGCGACCTCACCATCGCCTCGGACCTCGCCGTGTTCGGTCAGGCTGGGCCGAAGCACGGCTCCGCGCCCGACGGCGGCGCCACGGATTTCCTGCCCTGGATGCTCACTGCCGAGAACGCGATGTGGAACTGCGTCTCCTGCGAGATGTGGAGCGCCTACAAGATGCAGATGAAAGGGCTGATCACCAAGGCCGTACCCGTCCTTACGATCGACGGCGAGTTCCAGCGCAATCCGCTGGTGATCACCGACCGCTACGTCGACGACGGCGACATCGTCTACGGTGAGATGAAGCGCGGGGC
Protein-coding sequences here:
- the oah gene encoding 6-oxocyclohex-1-ene-1-carbonyl-CoA hydratase, which gives rise to MSLDWLPRDSALKDHALFGKEHWGTSAPCTLYERRPLTDPEGRPIAGLYTAWITLNNPTQFNSYTTEMVKGVIAGFQAASQDRSVVAAIFTAVGDRAFCTGGNTKEYAEYYSQRPHEYGEYMDLFNTMVDAILNCKKPTLCRVNGMRVAGGQEIGMACDLTIASDLAVFGQAGPKHGSAPDGGATDFLPWMLTAENAMWNCVSCEMWSAYKMQMKGLITKAVPVLTIDGEFQRNPLVITDRYVDDGDIVYGEMKRGAAAAAAKERLQAGTIDLSPLDREVDAIVWRFTNLFPACLIKSIDGIRAKKKFFWDQAKLPNRHWLAANMSGEAFLGFSAFNAKKLTGRDTIDFVRYRQLIAAGHPLDEELFAAVLAKPQA
- a CDS encoding TIGR00266 family protein → MAHEIDYVVKGDDMQALIVTLDPGEAVHAEAGALLYLEDGILMETSTQGGLMKGLKRAIVGESFFITTFENQGRQRRDAAFAAPYPGKIIPLDLGQTGTWLCQRDGYLCSAYGIEISIAFQKRLGAGLFGGEGFILQRLAGDGLAFIHAGGTVLERDLQVGETLRVDTGCLVAFQESVDYDIQFIGGFKNALFGGEGLFFALLKGPGKVFLQTLPFSRLADRIIKASSLAPGGGRDESRGLGGLGGGLLKGLISGDRS